Genomic DNA from Thermobifida alba:
AGCAGCACCACCGCGCCCAGCAGCCAGCCGCCGAGCGACTCGCTGAGCCAGTGGTAGTCCAGAACGGTCATCATCGTGCCCACCGCGGCCACGGGAACGAGCGAGCAGCCCAGGGCGAACCGCAGCCGCCGGGCGTGGGGGAACACCCCGTTGGCGCCGAAGAGCAGCCAGGCCGCCAGCGGGTAGGTGAGGGCCGCGTTCGCCGAGTGCCCGGACGGAAAGGAGACGTACCCCTCGAACGGGGCCGCGCCGGGCACGAGCACGGCGCTCGCCCAGACCGCGACGTTGTCCAGCCCCGGTGTGACCACGTCCACCCCCAGCACCGGAGGAGTACGCCCCACCGCGACCTTCAACAGGGTGCCGAGCACCGCCAGGGACCCCAGGCCGGTCAGCACGGCCAGCACCGGGCGGAACCCGCGTCCGCGCAGCGCGGCCCACAGCGCCAGCCCCACCAGCAGCGGAACCGTCACCAGCCGCTGCCCCAGCCGGGCCACCGCCACCGCGGCCGCCAGCAGCGGCCCCTCGGGCTGCCGCGGGTCGACGAAGGCGTGGACCGGCCAGTCCAGCGCCGTCACCGGTCCCCCCGCCAGCACCTGCCAGGTCACCGCCGCCAGCGCCGCCGCAGCCACGACCAGCCACACCGCCGGCGACCGGGTGGCGGACACGTTCGGGAGAACGGTCCGGTGCGACGTCACTGCCTGCCCTCCCCACGGATCGACCCGGCGGGGTTCAGCTTAGGGCCCGCACCCGCCGCGGACCGGGCAACCGCCTCGCCGAGTCCGGACGAGGCGGACCGGGCCGCAGCAGCAACCGCCGCGAAACGGGACGCGGCGCCCGAGAAGCCGGGCGCCGCAAAAGCGGACACGCTGGCACGTTAGGGTGTCCCGCGGACAACACGCACGGGACGGGCGGGGGAGACCAGGTGGCGAACTGGGAGCTGAGACGCCGGGCAACCTGTCTCGTCGACTCGCGCTGGTTCCAGAACATCGTCATCGTGGCCATCCTGGTCAACGGGGTCATCCTGGGGCTGGAGACCTACGAGACCGAGTTCTGGTGGTTGGACGACAACTGGATCCTGGTGGAGGGCTGCTTCCTCGCCTTCTTCGTCACCGAGCTGGCGCTCAAGGTCTTCGCGCGTGGGACCGCGTTCTTCCGGGACGTCTGGAACTGGTTCGACCTGGTCGTGGTGGGGGTCGCCCTGATCCCGCTGACCGGGAGCTTCGCGGTGCTGCGCCTGGTGCGGGTGCTGCGTCTGCTCCGCCTGGTCAGCGTGGTCCCCAGCCTGCGGCACATCGTCAACGCGCTGTTCCGGTCCGTTCCCGGGCTGGGCACCGTCATAGCGCTGCTGTTCGTCGTCATGTACACCGCGGCGGTCATGGGCGAGCAGCTGTTCGGGGAGATCTCTCCCGACTACTTCGGGGACCTGGGGACCACCCTCTACACCCTGTTCATGCTGCTGACCACGGAGAACTGGCCGGACATCTCCGACTCGGTGATCAAGGACGCGCCCTACGCCTGGATCTTCTTCGTCAGCTACATCGTGGTCAGCGCCTTCATCGTGCTCAACCTGATCATCGGCGTGATCGTGACCACGATGGAGGAGGAGGTCAATGCCCACCGCTGGGCCGAGGACCAGGAGCTGGAACTGGAGCAGCACCGGCAGGTCATGCTCCGCCTGGAGCAGCTCGGCGAGCAGGTCGCCGTACTGTCCGCCCAGTTGCGGACGCTCGGCGTGGCCGTGGAGGAGGTGACCGTCCAGCGGGCGGACGGCCAGGACGCCGTACGGCGCGCAAAACGGCCCCTCGCCGCGAGAAGGCGAAGGGCCAGAAGAAGGCACAGGCGACGTGACGCCTAGAGCGCGCGCACGTCGGACGCCTGGGGACCCTTGGGCCCCTGGGTGATCTCGAACTCGACAGCCTGGTTCTCTTCCAGGTTCCGGAAGCCAGTACCCGCGATCGCCGAGTAGTGCACGAACACGTCCGGGCCGCCACCGTCAACGGCGATGAACCCGAAACCCTTCTCAGAGTTGAACCACTTCACGGTGCCCTGAGCCATCTGCTCTCCCTTGGGGACTACAACGGGACCGCACTCTGCTGGTCCCGGGTTGCTGAGCGCCCGTCCCCGGGAGTCGCCACCCAATCGACCAGCGCCCACGTGAGTTCCGCGAGGCGCCTAGGGCATCCGAAACTACAACCGCAACCGGCTCCGACACTACCAGCCGCAAACCCGGAATGCGCAGAGACCCAGGCTGCGATTTCCGGGGAAAAGTCCGAATTTGCCAGGGTGGCCTTTCTAACATTTGCCGGACGCGGGTTCTGTGCTAGAGAGCCCCCGGCGGCCGGAGGCTCCCGCCGACGGAGGATCAGCCCCCGCCGTTGCCGTAGATCCAGGTGGGGAACCACATCCGGTCCGCCCACTCCCCGTGCGGGATCGTCTCGGCGCTCAACACCGGGTACAGGTAGGCGAAGTTCGCGATGACCAGCAGCATGAGCACCCCGTAGACCACCCCGCCGACCACCCGGGACCACGGCGAGAAACCGGGACGCTCCCCGGCCGGCCCCAGCAGCAGCCCCATCATCAGCACGATCGCCAGCACCAGGAAGGGCAGCATCGGCAGCGCGTAGAAGAGGAACATCGTGCGCGTCGGGAACGCGAACCACGGCAGCCATCCGGCGACCACCCCCAGCAGCACCGCACCGGCCCGCCAGTCCCGGTAGGTCACCCACCAGCCGAGCAGCACCAGGCAGGCCAGGATGGACAGCCACCACACGGCCGGGGTGCCGACGCTCAGGATCGCGCTGGAGCACGTCGCCGCCCCGCAGTCGGTGCCGCCCCCGTCGTAGTAGAACGCCACCGGGGTGCGCATGACCAGCCACTCCCACGGCTGGGAGGCGAAGTCGTGCTGGGCGTCCAGGTCGCTGTGGAAGGTCCACATCCGCCAGTGGTAGTAGCCCAGACTGACCAGCGCGTTCGCGGCCTCGCGCAGCGGGCCGGGCAGGAAGCCGGTGAAGGAGCCGACCTCGGGGGTGTGGTCGGCCCACCGGCGGCCCCATCCCCCGTCCGTGAACAGCCAGCCGCTCCACGTCACCAGGTAGGCGACCAGGGCCGTCCCCACCATCTGGAAGAACGCGGGGACCGCGTCGAAGAGCAGCCAGCGCCCCCACACCCGCCACTGCCCCACACTGCGCCGGGCCCCGTAGTCCCACGCCACCGTGAGCAGCCCGAAAGCCGCGAGGTAGAACAGCGCCGTCCACTTCGTGCCGCACGCCAGCCCCAGGCACACCCCCGCGGCGATCCGCCACCAGCGCACCCCCAGCCAGCGGACCGCGGCCGCCTCCGGGGAGCGCGCCCGCTCCAGGCGCGCCTCGGCGGCGGCCGCCCACCGCTCCCGCACCCCCGGCCGGGAGTGCTGCCCCGTCTGCCCCACGGCCAGCTCGGGAGCGGGAGCGGGCGCCAGCGCCCGCGTCACGTCGGCCACCGCCGACCACCAGGACACCGAGAGCGCGCTGACGGTGGCGCGCCCCGCCTCGGTGGCCTCGGCCAGCCGGGCCCGGGCCCGGTCCCGGTCGACCACCAGGCACCCGAACCCCGCCAGGATCCAGAAGGTCAGGAAGACGTCCACCATGGCGATCCGGCTCAGGGTGAAGTGCAGCCCGTCCAAGGCCATGATCAGCCCGGCGGACGCCCCCAGCAGCACCGAACGGGTCATCCGCAGCGCGATGCGCACCAGCAGCAGCACCGACAGCGCGCCGAACAGCGCCGCCGCGAACCGCCACCCCGCCGGGCTGAAGGTCGCCCCGAACGGCAGCAGCCCCCACACGGTGTCGCCCAGGGCGATCAGCCACTTGCCGAACGGCGGGTGCACCACGAAGTCCCCGCCGCCGGTGAAGATGTCCGGAATGCCGTGGCGCAGCAGCTCGTCCGCGTTGTCCACGGTCTCGTGCTCGTAGCCGTACCGGCGCAGCGAGAAGGCGTCCTTGGCGTAGTAGGTCTCGTCGAAGTAGATCTGGGCCGGCTCCCCGAGCCGGATGAACCGCAGCGCTCCGGCGAACGCGGCGACGAGCAGGGCGGCCACCCAGCCCACCCAGGCGGGGGAGGGCATGGCCGGCACCAGCCGCTCACGCAGCGACGGCCGGTTCGAAGGCGGAGGAGGAACCTCGTCCAGTAGGGCTGTGGTGCTCATGCGCTTGGTAGGCGAGTACGTCCCTGCGGCGCTCGACACGCCAGGGAAAGACGCCGACTCCTTTCCGTCGACCCGGTGGCGGGCCACGCCCCTCGGTCGGACGGGGCGCCGCGCCCCGTCCGACCGAGGGAAGCGGGACGGGCCTGGTGGATGCGGGGGCACGCTTCGGTCACGCCAGATCGCGCAGTGTCCTGACAGGGTGTCGGAAAGTCACGGCGGGAGAGCCGGGCCTTCCGTCACCAGTCGAAGCAACAGTGCCATCCCGGCCATACTAGAGCGAAAGAAGGGCGGGCAGCAGGGGGCGGGACATGCTCGAACCGACCTCTTACCCGACCGTGGACGGAGGGCCAGTGGCCGACCAGCACAGCGACACCCGGCCGGGAACCCTGACCCTGGCCGGACTGCCGATCGGACACCGCGACGACGCCACCCCGCGGCTTCGCGCGGCGTTGGAGAACGCCGAGATCATCGCCGCCGAGGACACCCGGCGGCTACGCCAGTTCGCCGCCCGGCTGGGGGTACGCCCCGGCGGGGAGAACGGCGCCCGGATCGTCTCCTACTACGACGCCAACGAACGCGACCGGGCCGCGGAACTGCTCGCCGACCTCGAAGCCGGACACGACGTGCTGGTGGTCACCGACGCGGGCATGCCCGGCGTCTCCGACCCCGGATACCGCCTGGTCACCGCGTGCGTGGCCGCCGACGTGCCGATCACCGTCATCCCCGGCCCCTCGGCGGTCACCACCGCCCTGGTGCTGTCGGGACTGCCCACCGACCGGTTCTGCTTCGAGGGCTTCCCACCCCGCCGGGGCCTGGCCGGCTAC
This window encodes:
- a CDS encoding phosphatase PAP2 family protein, whose product is MSATRSPAVWLVVAAAALAAVTWQVLAGGPVTALDWPVHAFVDPRQPEGPLLAAAVAVARLGQRLVTVPLLVGLALWAALRGRGFRPVLAVLTGLGSLAVLGTLLKVAVGRTPPVLGVDVVTPGLDNVAVWASAVLVPGAAPFEGYVSFPSGHSANAALTYPLAAWLLFGANGVFPHARRLRFALGCSLVPVAAVGTMMTVLDYHWLSESLGGWLLGAVVLLAARLVLGADGSAPAARRRAWTERRAVAGGPPGSG
- a CDS encoding ion transporter is translated as MANWELRRRATCLVDSRWFQNIVIVAILVNGVILGLETYETEFWWLDDNWILVEGCFLAFFVTELALKVFARGTAFFRDVWNWFDLVVVGVALIPLTGSFAVLRLVRVLRLLRLVSVVPSLRHIVNALFRSVPGLGTVIALLFVVMYTAAVMGEQLFGEISPDYFGDLGTTLYTLFMLLTTENWPDISDSVIKDAPYAWIFFVSYIVVSAFIVLNLIIGVIVTTMEEEVNAHRWAEDQELELEQHRQVMLRLEQLGEQVAVLSAQLRTLGVAVEEVTVQRADGQDAVRRAKRPLAARRRRARRRHRRRDA
- the rsmI gene encoding 16S rRNA (cytidine(1402)-2'-O)-methyltransferase, with the translated sequence MADQHSDTRPGTLTLAGLPIGHRDDATPRLRAALENAEIIAAEDTRRLRQFAARLGVRPGGENGARIVSYYDANERDRAAELLADLEAGHDVLVVTDAGMPGVSDPGYRLVTACVAADVPITVIPGPSAVTTALVLSGLPTDRFCFEGFPPRRGLAGYLAELADERRTMVFFEAPHRLAATLTAMAEAFGPDRPAAVCRELTKTYEEVRRGGLAELAAWAADHARGEITLVVRGAERTAAEATPEGLAAAVAAHENRGVPRKQAIQQVAKDHGLPKREVYDAVHRTPRD
- a CDS encoding dolichyl-phosphate-mannose--protein mannosyltransferase, with protein sequence MSTTALLDEVPPPPSNRPSLRERLVPAMPSPAWVGWVAALLVAAFAGALRFIRLGEPAQIYFDETYYAKDAFSLRRYGYEHETVDNADELLRHGIPDIFTGGGDFVVHPPFGKWLIALGDTVWGLLPFGATFSPAGWRFAAALFGALSVLLLVRIALRMTRSVLLGASAGLIMALDGLHFTLSRIAMVDVFLTFWILAGFGCLVVDRDRARARLAEATEAGRATVSALSVSWWSAVADVTRALAPAPAPELAVGQTGQHSRPGVRERWAAAAEARLERARSPEAAAVRWLGVRWWRIAAGVCLGLACGTKWTALFYLAAFGLLTVAWDYGARRSVGQWRVWGRWLLFDAVPAFFQMVGTALVAYLVTWSGWLFTDGGWGRRWADHTPEVGSFTGFLPGPLREAANALVSLGYYHWRMWTFHSDLDAQHDFASQPWEWLVMRTPVAFYYDGGGTDCGAATCSSAILSVGTPAVWWLSILACLVLLGWWVTYRDWRAGAVLLGVVAGWLPWFAFPTRTMFLFYALPMLPFLVLAIVLMMGLLLGPAGERPGFSPWSRVVGGVVYGVLMLLVIANFAYLYPVLSAETIPHGEWADRMWFPTWIYGNGGG
- a CDS encoding cold-shock protein, whose protein sequence is MAQGTVKWFNSEKGFGFIAVDGGGPDVFVHYSAIAGTGFRNLEENQAVEFEITQGPKGPQASDVRAL